In one Lycium barbarum isolate Lr01 chromosome 7, ASM1917538v2, whole genome shotgun sequence genomic region, the following are encoded:
- the LOC132604407 gene encoding uncharacterized protein LOC132604407, with protein sequence MDRIIQITEEINIRDEATKDEIFQTSMGKKWTKVQQLYINNKFVPESKLTRSGDTALHIAISYYHPDRDDPKHHPHLTCIKEMIANIPKENRLLILKQKNEKGNTPLHLAAALGSVPIIESLVNSEDPTLIRQTNSKGETPLFIAAYQGKLKAFLYLHKCVQDENGEGPIELCRRGDGDNILHAAISGGYFEVAFQIIHYYPPLVNYYNTEGMSPLHFLSRMPQVFKSGSHFRFLDSIIYYCINIDELKLMTYKPEDKDDSKLKELGRHLPENYQTLVEFLELLQYQTQKFREYIKIKKIGRQGNNSKDTTQATNVNLEEVPRDTTNMNQDKMSQDHQSDCQYDPENPPIECECTCMHILQFKLAKEKMKGKLFSANYSIFIEFLKCLMKIVLVVLGIGLPRIKKLEETKNKNKRGVQIMELMINKEERYKFNKTTGEKPEDRGHDSRVLAPPTEPPLIVEDDDKKDEDQSKTAAIEQSPTSSTELYTPTKETPLLVASRMGIVEMVKKILEKFPIAIQDTDSEKKNLLLLAVEHRQTEVYNWLIGQKYPEHVFYQVDKHGNNAMHLAAMFQNFQVWRIPRSALQLQGERKWYKYVKHTLPPASYVSYNNKGQTPREIFIETHVNLLKDGTEWLIKTANSYSVVATLITTVAFATAATVPGGPDDSGHPHLQNQPAFEVFCISSLVSLCFSVMALVFFLAILTSQCEHKDFETDLPRKLLIALTSLFVSISASLVSFCAAHFFLLGDKFKKVAFLIYGATCIPVVFLAFNQLPLYFDLICSSQELPIRSYKGYKKLYIDSSVASSSDQKKADKDKDD encoded by the exons ATGGACCGAATCATACAAATTACAGAGGAGATCAACATTCGGGACGAAGCAACTAAAGATGAAATATTTCAAACATCAATGGGGAAAAAGTGGACAAAAGTTCAGCAACTGTACATCAACAACAAGTTTGTCCCTGAATCCAAACTCACCAGATCTGGAGATACTGCTCTTCACATAGCTATATCTTATTACCATCCAGATCGAGATGACCCTAAACATCATCCTCATCTTACTTGTATTAAGGAGATGATTGCCAACATACCAAAGGAAAATCGACTACTTATCTTAAAACAGAAGAATGAAAAAGGGAACACACCTCTTCATCTTGCAGCAGCACTCGGGAGTGTTCCCATTATTGAGAGTTTGGTAAACTCAGAAGATCCTACTCTCATCCGGCAGACCAATTCAAAAGGGGAAACCCCCTTGTTCATAGCTGCTTATCAAGGCAAGCTAAAAGCTTTTCTCTACCTACATAAGTGTGTTCAAGATGAAAACGGAGAAGGTCCAATTGAACTTTGTAGAAGGGGAGATGGGGATAACATTCTACACGCCGCCATCTCCGGCGGGTACTTTG AGGTGGCTTTTCAGATAATACATTACTATCCGCCACTTGTCAACTATTACAACACAGAGGGCATGTCTCCTCTACACTTCCTTTCCAGGATGCCTCAAGTATTCAAAAGTGGCAGCCATTTTCGGTTCCTGGACAGCATAATCTACTACT GCATAAATATCGATGAGCTAAAGCTAATGACATATAAACCTGAAGACAAGGACGACTCAAAACTTAAAGAACTCGGTAGGCATCTCCCAGAGAACTACCAAACACTGGTGGAGTTCTTGGAACTACTTCAGTATCAGACTCAGAAATTTCGAG agtatattaaaataaaaaaaattgggcgTCAAGGGAACAATTCTAAAG ATACTACTCAAGCAACTAATGTGAATCTAGAAGAGGTGCCTCGAG ATACTACTAACATGAATCAAGACAAGATGTCTCAAG ACCATCAAAGCGATTGTCAATATGATCCCGAGAATCCTCCGATTGAATGTGAATGCACATGCATGCATATACTGCAGTTTAAACTAG ctaAAGAGAAGATGAAAGGCAAGTTATTTTCAGCCAATTACAGCATCTTTATCGAGTTTCTCAAATGTCTAATGAAGATTGTGCTAGTTGTATTGGGTATTG GACTCCCAAGGATTAAAAAATTAGaggaaacaaaaaataaaaataaaaggggAGTTCAAATTATGGAGTTGATGATTAACAAAGAAGAACGTTACAAATTCAATAAAACTACTGGGGAAAAGCCAGAAGATAGGGGCCACGATAGTCGAGTCCTTGCACCTCCTACAGAACCTCCCCTAATAGTTGAGGATGATGATAAAAAAGACGAAGACCAGAGTAAGACTGCAGCGATCGAGCAATCACCAACTTCAAGCACAG AATTGTACACGCCGACCAAGGAGACACCCTTATTAGTGGCATCAAGGATGGGTATTGTAGAGATGGTAAAGAAGATCCTCGAAAAATTCCCAATAGCCATTCAAGATACGGACTCTGAAAAGAAGAATCTACTGCTTTTGGCTGTAGAGCATAGGCAAACAGAGGTCTATAATTGGTTAATAGGACAAAAGTATCCAGAGCACGTGTTTTATCAGGTGGATAAACATGGAAACAATGCAATGCACTTAGCTGCAATGTTTCAGAACTTCCAGGTGTGGCGCATCCCTCGTAGTGCTCTACAGTTGCAAGGCGAAAGGAAATGGTACAAG TATGTCAAGCACACTTTGCCACCAGCCTCATATGTTTCTTATAACAATAAAGGTCAGACACCAAGAGAGATCTTCATAGAGACGCATGTAAATTTACTCAAAGATGGCACTGAATGGCTCATCAAAACCGCCAATTCATACTCTGTCGTTGCCACACTGATTACTACAGTTGCATTTGCTACAGCTGCCACAGTCCCAGGCGGGCCCGATGATTCGGGCCATCCACACCTTCAAAATCAACCTGCTTTTGAAGTGTTTTGTATATCATCACTTGTTTCTCTTTGCTTCTCTGTCATGGCCCTGGTGTTTTTCTTAGCTATCCTCACATCTCAATGCGAACACAAAGATTTCGAGACAGACTTACCAAGAAAGTTGCTCATTGCATTAACTTCGCTTTTTGTATCAATATCTGCTAGCTTGGTCTCATTCTGTGCTGCGCATTTCTTTCTCCTCGGGGATAAATTCAAGAAGGTGGCATTTCTAATATACGGGGCAACATGCATACCTGTGGTGTTTTTAGCATTTAATCAACTCCCTCTCTATTTTGATCTCATATGTTCATCCCAAGAGCTACCAATTCGTAGCTATAAAGGATATAAGAAGTTGTATATCGATTCTTCAGTAGCAagt AGCTCAGATCAGAAGAAAGCAGATAAAGATAAGGATGATTGA